The genomic DNA cacgcctataatcctagcactctgggaggctgaggccagagaattacttgaggccaggagttcaagatcagcttgagcaagagtgagatcccgtctctatgaaaaatagaaaaattagctaggcatggtggtgcatctgtagtcccagctacccaggagggtgaggcagaattGAATGAGTccagagtttggggttgcagtgagctatgatgacgccactgcactctagcccaggtgacagagcaggactctgtctccataaaaagaaaagaaaagaaaagtaatttattttgtgcttttgatTTTTCCAAGAAACTTAAGTGAAAACCACAATTTAGtaggatatatattatattttaacatagaCTCAAAGTTTCCCTGTGCCCAACAGGAGCCATACAGTTCTAGTTTGGCTTCTGTGCTATGCCTAGAGGATGTGGGCCCCAGACAGAATCGTCAGTGGTTAGGTTCAGGACTCAATTTGGGGTCTAGGGTCGTTGTGCCTGGGAAGCTCAGTAGTATAGCTAAGAGTGGAGTTCAAGCATAGCACAACTGAGAGGTCAGTTGTGGGCACTGGGGTGGGAAGAGGAAGCAAGTGTTCTAAGTAAAACGGATTACGTCCCTGTGCCTGAAAGAACTGGTCCCAACCAGGTTCTGGTCTCAGGAGCTAGAGAAGATTTAGAAAGTGGCCGATACTTCTTATAATGTGTCAGGCACAGAGATGAATGAATGGGCAGGGAATTATGTACCTCTTCTGGCCCCTGTGGGGTGGGCTCTGTCTGGGTGATAGGGAAGGCAACTGGGTAAGTATTGAGGGAGGCAGTGAAGGTGGGTGGTTTACCTCCTTATTTTCGGATGTGTTTTAAACTATGAAGAGACAGAGACTTCAATTTCCCTTTTAAGCAGGGGCCCTCCTAGCTCCAGAGCTTCTCTTCCTGGAAGCTCTCCCTAATAACCACTCATCTTATTTCCTGACTCCCATTAAAGAGGCTCCATCTGGAGCTCCCTGCTGTTTTCCCCACTACCACCTCTACCACCCAAGGTGAAGAAGCATCTAATGAACTCATCACCCCCAGGGTGGTCTTAAGTTTTCTCCTCATAGGGGCATTTAATAGATGTATTAGAAAGCCAAAATACCCTCTTGACCTTCAAAAACATTTACTTACACCTCTACAGAAGGCACTTGTTTGCTGAATTGAAGAactaaaggaatgaaattctaatGGTAGAATTTCAATTCAAATTCCTATGCAGATATGGGACCCCAGGTGAGGCCTCATTTTGGGGAGTAGAGACCCACTTCTCTGGCCACCCAGCCCTTAGCCCAacctgtcctttcttttctagaaGAGGACTGGAGGGTGGTGCCAGCGCTGCGGCTGCTGCCCTCTTGTGGTTGTGCTATAGGTACCCAGCAAGACCTGCTTGTTTTTCCCCCAGTACCCTCCAACTCTGCTTCCCATCCACTCCTACCCCTCATCCTACTCAGGATTATGTAATAGGAAGTTCTCAACAAGACTccctgggaggggaaggggggccGGGGCGCAAGAATACAGAGCAAAAGAATACAGGCACAATCTCTTCCTGTTCTCCAGACTGAGAGCTCCCAGGAACTGGGCCTCCTCTTCCGTCTTTTCCCATACCTCCCCTAACCCTGCCCTGAGCCAAAAGCAGGGCTTGCCACATATGGCTGCATATTTTCTCCCCTCAAGCTGCTGGAAAATCCTTGGACATGATGAAGTAAATGACTAGCCTCAGAATAAAAAGCAGGCTGTTCCTTGGGAGCTGGGGTATGTACTGGAAAGGGTAGGGTGTCAGCAGAAGCCACATTGAGTCGAACAATGGCAGGAAAGGACACCACCCAGTTGCCgctgcatttttctttaagtctGAGTCTGGGCAGACCTCTCCTGGCAGGGTTGGTTGTGCAGCTGTTCCTAGAAGAGAAGGCAGTAGTTcttcaaatgcttttcaaaacatgcttgtgtctatgtgtgtgtgagtgtctcTTACAGAGACAGAGACGGAGGTGCGAGAAGGACCCAGATCTCAGAGGCCTTGAACACCAGAGCTTAGAGTTTTTCTAAATGACACGATTAAATTTCAGAAAGATTTCCTTGTCTGCTGTGTGGATTGAATGACAGATCAGAGAACAGAAAGAGTTAGGATGCCACCACGGTGGTCCAAGCAAGAATGGATAAGGTCTGGTGTGGGGTAATGGCCAAGGGATGGAAAGGTCAGCATTGGTTTTGGActcagggaggggagaagggaccAGAGTGCTTGGTGAGGGAAACCAGCAGAAGAAGGCTTCCTCTGGAGCCAGATCCAGGGTCAGAAACACCTAACCCAGATCTGGGGAACAAGGGCAAAAACCCTCCCAGAAAACCCACTTCTTGGGCTCAGAGAGAAGGCTTGGCTAGGGCTCAGCATTTCCTCTATTCCTTGGAAGGGAAACTCAGGCAGACTCTTAGGCACACAGGGTCACAGAATGGGAGCCTAGGCCCCAGTCCTAGGCTTCCTGCAGTGGCCACTTAGTCCCCCCCATTACCCCTGGAGAAGGGAGTTCCTCATTCCTGTGTATCACCCATCCTACCACCTCAGGGGTACAGGAGAGACCAATGAGGAATTCTGGTCTTGACAAGGTTGGTGGAAGCTCCATGGAGGAGGGTCAGGCACCCCAGATCCAGAtgtgcagagagagaaagggataaaCTTGTAATACACAAGAGGTGCTGGTAAGGACAGGGAACTGGACAATGCTAGAAGGGGCCAGGGGTTCTGGCACCCTAGGGAATAGGGACAGAGGTAGCCTTCTCTCTCCCTATCTTAGAAACCCAGCATTTCCTTATGGGTCCTGACATTTCAGCATCCCCTTCCAATTTCTTGAACCCCTTTTAGTGTCAATGGGCCTAGAATGAGGTCTGTTGGATGGAAACTTCAGAGATACATTTCAGCTAGCTCCCTCCTTTGGAGGTATACAGACTGGGCCGGGGCCATGCCATTGAAGAGTGGGTGAATGCTGGGTCTGAGATTCTAGGCCTCTGGAAATAGGACACCAAGGTTCTAGTCTAGCCTTGGTTACTAATTTTCTGTGTGATCTCAGGCCAAGGCCCTCCTGTCTCAGAGCTTCTGTTTGTTCATCTGTGCTTTTGTGATTAATGGTGTCAGTGGCAGAGGCCAGACTAGAAACCAGATCCCAAGCCAAGGGCTGGTTCGCTGGAATTTGGCCAAAAAGGGTGTGTGTGCTATGTTCCCTCCCCATTCAGGCTGTAAGACAGCCCTGTCTGCCTTCAGTGCCCTTCTAAAGGGTACTCCTCCTCCTTCAGGGCACCCACACagattatttccttcctcctaaTGCCATCTCAGTCAGCACACTGCTTGCTCCACGGCTGTCCAATAGGACTTTCCACAActatggaaatgttctataatctgcactgtccaatgttagccactagtcacatatggcttttgaacatttgaaatgtagCTAGCTAGTGTGCCtaaagactgatttttttttttttttttgagacagtctctctctgttgcccgggctagagtgctgtggcctctgcctagctcacagcaacctcaaactcctgggctcaggtgatccttctgcctcagcctcccaagtagatgggaatataggcatgcaccaccatgcccggctaattttttcccccctatttttagtagagtctgagctactcagctactcaggaggctgaggcaggaggattgattgagcccaggagttcaaggttatagtgagctatgatcgggtcattgtactccagcctggcaacagagtgagatgctatttctaaataaataaataagaagaaactaAGGTTAGATAAGCTGGTTTCAGGTTGCATAGAAAGCTAGTGGGCCATTCAAGTGGGAGTCATGCTCTCCAGCCATTTGGAGAACTTTCCAGGGCCCAGCCTGGGtgttctacatttattccacaaCACATGGCtgggtgccagggcctggggatgCTCATTAGTGAGAATCAGTTGGTAGACAGTAGACATTCttgacaaaaaagagagaaacgaACTATATTCATTCTCCATCTCCTGGAAGCCCAGAAATCCTGCTTCTTGACATCCTACCTTCAGGTATCTCTCCTTTTGCCTTTCTCCTGGACTACAGAGCTCAACTGGTTACTGTGTGCAGAGGGCTGCGGGAAAGGTGTCACAGGTGGACTGAGGAAGCCATTTGGGCTAGGAACTGGAGTTTGgaagaatattcatttttaagtcagagaacaagaaataataatagctaccttttattgagcacctactttgtgccaggcactttacatatatCTGTGCttataattctcacaacaacctaggaggtaggcattattatcaacattttacataggaggaaaccaaggctcatcTAGGCTAAGCAGCTTGTTTAAGGTCACACAGTTGGTAGACAAGTGATAGAATCAACATTCGAGATGCTCATCTGTGAGGGCCCCAAGACTTTCATCAGGCATTTTCCATACTGAGAAAATAAAGGGGGTAGAGGGGTAGGCAACAGGATGCATTCTCTAGGGGGGAGGGCACTGATTATGCTGGCAGAGCTGTTGAGGGAAGCTGAGCTCCACCCAGTTTCCCACCTGCCGCCTCTGATGAGCCACTCTTCTCCAAACTCAGCAGCAAAGTCAGGAAAAACTCACTCTGGCTGAGGCTGCTCTTCTTAGAAAGTGTAAATGGCTGAGATGAAAGACCTTGCCCTGTCTGTGTATTGGCAGGTGTCAGTATGTGCAGGTAGCTTGTGTTCAGAAGCACACTCCACCAGAATAGGAACATCTCTCCCTTCTAGGCCACACCCTGCCATATGTACAGGGACTAAGGTAGTTGAGGAATCCTGAAAAGGCTATTTATTTCCTAGCAGAGTCCCAGGGAAACCACCTGGGAGGAGACCAGCTCAACAATCAGAGCCTCCAATTTGCCCCATGCCCCTCCCTCCAGGTTTATCCAGCCTCAGGGATATTGTGTTCATTCTGTAGGTCAGGGACCCagggtgtctgtctgtctgtctgtctctctctctctctttcacacacacacacaaacacacacacacacacacatacacaaacgcAGGGTTCTGAAGCAAAGGCACCAAGTCTGGCCTGCATGGCCCTGCAGGTCTGTACCCAACAGGCCCATCTGGCCCAGGGCTGAGCCCATGTATGTACACAGATGGCTTAGTGTAGTGTTAGGAGTTTCTTCACAAATAGGGGACACAGATGATGGCTCTGTGCTGAGCCAAGTCCTCCTGTTCCATGGGAGAGAACTCTTGCCTCCTTCTCAGTTGGCTAAACCCCTCTATCCCTTCTCCTTAGCTGGAGTGGGATCAAATCAGCCACAGTTCAAGCCAGTGTTTGGAACTCAGGGCCTGATTTCCAATACCAAGAATGTACACTTTCTAAGTGTGGTGGGGGCTATTTTGGGACCTTCAAGAAGATCAAGTCCCCACCTCAGAAGGACAAAGATGTCCACAAAGGCTAACATAGAGGGAGAGGTTTCACTTTGTGCTTTAAAAACTCAACCATGTGTAACAACAGGAAGAGAGCTGAGCACTTTGGCCTCCATCCCAGGCAAGAGGTTTCTCCTGACTGCAGAgtgtggaggggaaaggggacAGTTAGGATTGTGTGTTGGAGCCAGAGGTTGCTTCAGTGCCTTTCCACACCCCACCCACAGCAGCTGGCTCCAGCACATTTAAGTCAGCACCCACTTGATGGGTGCTACAGAGGTGTGGACTTCCTGGGGGTACACGATGCAGATGTGATGGAGCATTAAAGTCTGCATAAAGGCTGGGGTTAGGGCTATGCGGTTCCCAAGTACTGGGCAGGGTCAGGACGCCCAGACAAAGTAGGCGACCTCGTCCAGGTCCACTGGGTAATCGGTGAGCAGCACTGGCGTCTTGTCGAAAAGCTCGCCTTTGTAGCTGCGCCACTTGCCAGCGGGCAGGTAGACGTCGCGCTCCTGCTTGCCTGGCTCCAGCACCGGCGCTACCAGCAGCGTGTCCCCAATAAGGAACTGGGAGTCGATGCGGTGAGCTGTCTCGTCGCCGGGCGCGATCCACCAAAGGGGGCGCACGATGGGGTCGCCCGTGTCTGTGACCTCACCGGCCAGCTCAAGCAATAGTGGCGCCACAAGCGAGGCCCGCAGTGCGGCGAACTTGTGGGCAATAGACACCACTTCCGCGTCGTATCGCCAGGGCGGGATAGAGAACTGCATGGCTGGCATGAAGGCGGCCACCTCCAGCCAGCGAATGTAGAGCTCGCGCTCGGGCACATCGCTGCCGCCCGCTGTGCGCTCGGGCACGGCGTTGCCGCCCACCATGTCGGGTAGGATGAACGGGTAGCCCAGCATACTGACGGTGAGCACCGCAGGGATGAGCGAGCGCAGCCCCAGGTCGTAGCCCCACACCGAGTCGCGGTCGACCAGGCGGAAGAAGCACGAGATGTTTTGTGACTGGTAGCCCACGCGGACCTCGGCCAGCGAGAAGAAGGGCAGCGCCATCTCAGTGTAGCGCCGGCTCCATACGTTGGGGTCGGGCAGCGGCCTGTAGGTGCTGAAGTCCCGCGGCAGGTAGCTAACCTCACCCGCGTCGAACTTGAAGGAGGCCACGGCGTAGCGAGAGCGCAGCCGCCGCAAGTGTGCCTGGAACCAGTCGCGGGCCTCTGGGCGCGTGAAGTCGAGCACCGCGCCGATGCCGTTCCACCAGCGCACCAGCGCGGGCAGCCGGCCGGTGGGCTCGCGCACGAACAGCTCGCGCTCCACGCCCTCGCCGAAGCGTGACGAGTTGTAGTTCACGAAGGGGTGCACCCAGAGGGTGACGCGGAAGCCGGCGTCGTGCAGGAGACGGAACATGTCAGTGGCGTTGGGGAACTTGGCCTCGTCAAAGTCGAAGTCGCCATAGGCGGGCGTGTACATGTCGTCGATTTCCAAGTGGCTGCTGTTGAACCGGTGCTGGCGGATCTGTTGAGCAAAACGCAGCACCTTGTCTTGGTCCACAGCGCGCCCGTACAGCGCCCACGTGGACCAAATGGGGTCTCGGAAGGCCTCCGGTGCTGGCACCCTAGACGGCTTGTTGAAGTAGCGCCGAACCATGTACTTGTGGATGGAGGTGACGTCTGAGCCCACGCACACACGGTAACTCAGCTCTGGCGCCGCTATGAGGCCGGCGGGCGGCTTGTAGGGCGTGTTGTGGTAGCGCGCCTGCAGCCGCAGCGAGCGCTCTGTGCTGTTCCAGCCCAGGTGGAAGGGCACTGAGTCATTGACTTTGATGGCAGCCGCGCGCGAAGACAGCCAGTAGCGCTCAAGGATGCCTCCGAAGGCGGCGTTGGAGGAATAAACGTCGCTGGTGACGAATGGCTGTGGCTCCAGCTGGCCGTCCAGGCGGATGGGCCAGTGTTGCGTCCTCATCTCGGCACCGCCATACCAGTGCGCTGCCGCGTCGCCCAGGAACATGGCGTGCTCCACGGCCAGCCCCGGCTCCGCTTCCTCCCAGCGCACGCGGTAGCACATGACTGTGTCCTTCGGACGCACAGTCTGGATGAAGAAGTGCAGCGGGCGCCCGTCGGCCGTGCGCGAGCAGCCAAGCAGTGCGCCATCACGGCTGCAGGAGTCGAGGTCCAGCGCGCCGGAGCGGAAGGCCATGCGGAACACCTGCTCGCCCTTCTGGTTGCGGATGGAGAAGCCACCGCTGTTGAGGTCCAGCAGCTCAGTGCGAAGGCGTTCCGCCTTCCGTAGGGAGGCGCTGTAGTAGCACCAGGCCACCACCGCTGCCAGCACCAGCAGCAGCCCCAGCACCGTGGAGCACAGCAGTGGCTTCAGCTCTTTGGACGGCTTGGGCTTAGGGGGCGAGAAGTTGTCGGGCAGGAACGTGTACATAGCTGTGACTGCGATGTCCTCCTGGTCTGCGTGGCAAccagggcggcggcggcggagggggCTGGCCTGGCTCTTCTCCTGGGGGTTCTGGGGCATTAGTCCCCAGCTAAGAAAGGAGCGGGCAGTGGGGCCACCTGACCAAGCTCATCTGAGCCTGGCCTGCCCAAGTctaaaagggggagagagagatggagctAAGCTTTCTCATTCCATGGTATTTCCCCTTTGCTTCAGCAAGATACAGGAGGTGCATACTATGGGAAGGTGTATACTGGAACCTAAGGCCTTGATGAGTGGCAAAGATAAGACTCTTACAAGGACAGTCTGTGTCTTACCCACCCTTCCTCTTGGGCCCGGATGCTTGACAAAATTAGGACTCTATGAATGGAGAGGGGCATGTGAATGGGAGATGGCGTGCATCCTCATTTTCCTGTTGGAGAAACAAACTCAGAGAGGGTCAGGAAGCTGTCCAGGATCACAGATTAAGTCAGGCCTCCCTGGATCACATATGGGGGCAGTTCAGGCtgaagagaaggggaggaaacTAGAGAGGGCCTGGTCTACAGGTATGGATGGCCACAGTGAGAGAGGTGGGGATGGTCCAGTCAGCCCCTTGAGACTTTTAACAGGGCAGTAGGTTAGCTTCCCTGTCTccagagagggagaagagggaggaagagggaacaTCTCAGGCATGTGATCTTATGTTGAGTCAGAAGTCAGATGAAATCTGGACATGAAAGAAGACAcccaaagccagactctgtcccAGGGCGTGGTTTGGAGAGAGAAATGTTGGGTTCAGACATTAGGGCCGGAGTCAGGAGCCTAACATGGGGGCCAGTCACTTCTCAGATCTGCCTCTCTTTGCTCTCAGACTCTACCATGCTCTCTGCCACCCATCACCAAGTTCATTGCCCTGCCCCCCTTCCTGCTCTGCCCCCAGCACCACATCTGTGGGCCAGCTACCTTCTAGTTCTGTCTCTACCACTGACCCACTGTCCTGCTGCCCCTGCCCTAGTTTGGGTACTATCACGTCTCTCCTGTATTATTGCAACACTTCCTCCAATAGGCCTCTTTGCCCCCAACTTCTTTCCCTCCAGTGCCTTCTACTCAAAGCAACCACAGTGATCTTTCTAAAGCACTTATCAAACCCTGTCTATTCCTAGCTTTTAGAGCTGCTCATGACCCTCATGATGAAATTCAGAAGTGTAAGCTTTGCAGTTGAGGCTCGAGGCATGATGTGGTCTCAGCTACCATTCTGATTCCATTTCCAGCCAGGCCTATCCTGTGACTACCAAGCTCATTTCTTCCCCAATCTAAATCCTTCAAGCCACTTGCTTCAGAAGATTTTACCCACCCAGCTTGGGCCAGTGCCCCTTCTCCCCTTGCCAGCTCTCCAGGGATCAGACACTCACCACTACATACACAAACTCACGCACTGTACACTAAACATCCAGATATGACTGCAGGGAAACATAGACCCATGTTGCAATCTGCTGCTCAAGGCCACTGACTCTTCTTATCCCACCCTTCAGGGCAGAGTCCAATAAAGAAATTGCATGAGCcaggtgcacacacaggcatgtaCACTGCCAGCCAGCCAGCTGCCCAACTGCTCCagctggggagagaagagagggagactGGCAAACAGTAATTAGTCTGCTCCCAGATGCCAGTGTCTGTCTCTAAGTCCCCAATGACTTCCAAGGAGATGCTGGAACTACTTAGGTTCTTCACATCCCCCATGCAGAGACTATGAAGAATGAAATGCCAGGCATAGATAATAAGTTTGATCCTAGATATCAACACATAGCACCCCCACCCATAGCTGCTCCCTTAAGGTGCCAGCTCAGGGCCTCATTCTCAGAgctcccttccccacctgcctaAGCTTGTTGGTCTCAGGTGTTATGGAACAGCGTCTTATTTCCTTCCTCTCAGCCCACAACTTAGctttcctcccccttcctgtAGTTACTAGTTAGAACaactattttggaaaatgcaGGCAGTGGCTTTAGCAGATGCCCTCAAGCTGAGCAGAACCCAAAGGAGACCTTTGGTGGCACAGGCCAAACTTGCTgtacatttatattcattcactcattcaagaCAACCAAAGCCCCATTCTGGGCACCAAGTGAATAAGGGGAAAGGGTCCATATCTCAATAAGACAGAGACCCCCTCATCCTCAAAACTTTCATTATGTCAGCCTATCTTATGATAGGAGGTATGAAGAGATCACCAAGGTGGATTAAAACAAGTCCTTTCCAACACTTAGTTTCTGAGAATCTTAACTTTTTAGGATTTTGAGGTTCTTTGATGAAGGACAGGAGCCCACAGGCCTGGGCACTAACTCCATTCAGGCACCATTATGGTCTCCCAAATGCCACCACAGCATGCAACTCTAACAATATGGAGCGGCAAACATAGCTACAGtgcccatttgacagatgagaaaacagtagCCCAAACAGAAAAAGGGACTTGTCTGAAGTTAGCGAGGCGGCAAGTTTGCCTGGATCTAAAATCCTAGCTCAACTCTCCACAGCATGAGTTGTGGGAGATGGGAGATAATGGTCTGACTGGCTGCCTGAATGCAGCCAAAAGAAGCTGTGTGGCTCAGAGGCTTCCATCAGATGGACGTGGGTGTGGTGAGGCCTGTCTTTCCAAGAGCTGGTGCTGGGGCTTGCTCCAGGCAGACCAGGAAGGCCTCTTAGGGGTGGGAAAGGGGGCAATTTAAATGGCATCTGGTACCAGGGTTGTGGGGGAGGAACTCTGTGGTTCCTGTGTTAGCAGTGGCGCTAGAGACCCCTGTAATCTGCCGCCTCCGCCATCTGGCCAACCACAGGCTAAGGACAGCAGGTGGGGTCTGCGGGGCGTGCCTCCTTGGGCTCTGCCCTCTGCGGAGCCTTTCCCCACTCCACACTCAACCCCAGTCTTGGCTGCCAACCCCTAGTCTGGTCTGAGGGGGAGGGCCCCGCCCAGCTCAACTGAAGGGAGGCCATTCCAAGCAGTAGTCCTTAGTTGGACACAATTCCCAGAGGGATGCAAATGTCAAAGGCAACTCGATCCGGCtcatctccctcccctgcctggcaATCGGATCTGCGGGGATCGAGTGACTGTGCCTACATAACCTGGAATCTCCACACCCACCCGTAGCACCTCTCCCGAGCTACACCGTCCGAAGGGCCAGACTGAGGTCAAAGTCCCGGTCTCCCGCTGGGAACCGCGGCCCGGAGGAAGGGCCCAGGTGTCCAGGCTCGCTTCACCCACTCATCGGTGGGAGCGAAAGTTCAGGAATCTTGCTCCCTcagcagccccccacccccaggtcctCCCGTTGGGCTCACTCACGGCAGTGACTGCCCGGCAGAAGTCGGGGTGAAGGAGCCTCTAGCAGATCCCCCTCCGCTTGAGCCAGAGTTGAGCTGCCACGGCGCCGCGCGGGGCGCTGCCTGGCTCCGTGCAGCTGGGCCCCTCCTTGCGCCCCGCCCTCAGGCTACTTGGCCACGCCCAGCCGTCCAGTCTCGCCTCCGGCCTCAGAGTCCAGCCCCGCCCTTGGCGCCAGACCCCTCCTCCCGTACTACCGCGCATAACTGAGGCTCCGCCCCATAGCCTAGTCCTCCCAGTGCTCTATGCCCTCCCAGCCCAGGCTTCTCAGGCTTATGCTCAGCCCCGGGCCTTCTGGCTCCGCTTTGCACCTGCAGGCCCGCCCCTGCGGGCCATAGCTTACAAGTGGGCCGGACTCGGCCCCAGGcctgctgggaaatgtagttctgGAGGAAGGAACCCCTGCCGAATGTTAGGGTTCTTACATCTCCAGGCTAGGTTTGGGATGTGTATGAGAGGGAGAGAGCCACAGGGTAAAAGAGCAGGGCTGGCTTTTGGGATTCCTTCTCTCCAGGTTGGGCAGGTGGAGGTTGTATCCGTATAACGCTCTCACAAATCCTCACTTTTCCCATATGGAAAAGGGGTAGTGGAATTCCTGGAGGATATCAGCGCCCAATGCAGGGTGGTTGCAGTCAAGGGGCCCCCGGAGGAGCTTGTAGTTCCAGCCGGCCAGGAGGCCCAAGCTGTTTGTTCCCACCGGACCAAACCAGCAGAACCCAAGGTCAGGGACTAAGACCAGTTTTTGCTCAGTATTTTgcaacgccccccccccccgcctagTTTTTTATAGGGTCCAACCCCTCCTCTTAGTGACAGCCTTTAGTTAGAAAAGCCCATTCTACAGGAAAATGCATGTGCCCTACCAtaccctgggggggggggttgcaggACTTTGAAGTTTCATATCTttgtggaaaaaggaaaatactgaaGATCTCAGAGATTCTAGAACAACCCACCCCTTGCTCCCTGAGGGGCAGAAAAACAGGGCTTTGTTTTGCAATTTGCAGTGTTTTGGTTAGGAGATCCTCCAAAATTATTGGGCCCATTGAACTTGGATGGGGAAGGGCAGCAAGGGTGTGTGAGCAAAGAGGCTTTTAGGGGGCTGTGATGGAGTTTCTAGGGGCAGAGATCAAGAGCTTTGAgtatcacgcctgtaatcctagcactctgggaggccgaggcgggcgtattgctcaaggtcaggagtccgaaaccagcctgagcaagagcgagacccccatctctactataaatagaaagaaattaattggccaactaatatatatagaaaaaattagccaggcatggtggcgcatgcctgtaatcccagctactcgggaggctgaggcagtaggatcacttgagcccaggagtttgaggttattgtgagctaggctgatgccaaggcactcactctagcctgggcaacaaagtgagactctgtctcaaaaaaaaaaagagctttgaGTGTACAGACAGGGCTTTGACTGTAGAAGGGAGGATTATGGGTCCTCTGATATGCAGGAGGGCATCTAAGTTTGGGGGCATATTGGAAAAATGATAGCTGAAGGGTCTTCATAGGGTGGGAGTTAGGTCCTCCCTGCATGGCTAGGTGGACTCTTAGTTCAGGCTCTGAGATGAAGGGGAGAAGAACACCAGCAGGATATAGGGCTACTGTTATGTGTCAGGAGGGCACTCAGTACTGAGATGatgagggtggggagggtgaCTCTGAGACACTGCATCTCAGTTGAGGTGGCTTGGCAGAGGCCTGAGTGACTGGCCCCTTACTTTGAGATCCTGCTGGGTGAGGACACAGGAGGCAGCCTTTGGTGGTGAAGAGTTTATTTATTGCTTCACCCCTTGGCCCAGCCAGCCCAGGCTCTATCAGCCTAGGTTCTACCAGCTACGGTAGTCGGGGTAGGTCTCGGATACAAACTCAGGATGGACGACATAGTTGTTTCTCTGGGGACCACCGGACTTCTTGAAGTGACTTGTGTCCCATCTGCAGGGAGAGATGGGTCAG from Microcebus murinus isolate Inina chromosome 12, M.murinus_Inina_mat1.0, whole genome shotgun sequence includes the following:
- the MYORG gene encoding myogenesis-regulating glycosidase gives rise to the protein MPQNPQEKSQASPLRRRRPGCHADQEDIAVTAMYTFLPDNFSPPKPKPSKELKPLLCSTVLGLLLVLAAVVAWCYYSASLRKAERLRTELLDLNSGGFSIRNQKGEQVFRMAFRSGALDLDSCSRDGALLGCSRTADGRPLHFFIQTVRPKDTVMCYRVRWEEAEPGLAVEHAMFLGDAAAHWYGGAEMRTQHWPIRLDGQLEPQPFVTSDVYSSNAAFGGILERYWLSSRAAAIKVNDSVPFHLGWNSTERSLRLQARYHNTPYKPPAGLIAAPELSYRVCVGSDVTSIHKYMVRRYFNKPSRVPAPEAFRDPIWSTWALYGRAVDQDKVLRFAQQIRQHRFNSSHLEIDDMYTPAYGDFDFDEAKFPNATDMFRLLHDAGFRVTLWVHPFVNYNSSRFGEGVERELFVREPTGRLPALVRWWNGIGAVLDFTRPEARDWFQAHLRRLRSRYAVASFKFDAGEVSYLPRDFSTYRPLPDPNVWSRRYTEMALPFFSLAEVRVGYQSQNISCFFRLVDRDSVWGYDLGLRSLIPAVLTVSMLGYPFILPDMVGGNAVPERTAGGSDVPERELYIRWLEVAAFMPAMQFSIPPWRYDAEVVSIAHKFAALRASLVAPLLLELAGEVTDTGDPIVRPLWWIAPGDETAHRIDSQFLIGDTLLVAPVLEPGKQERDVYLPAGKWRSYKGELFDKTPVLLTDYPVDLDEVAYFVWAS